A genomic region of Kribbella sp. NBC_00382 contains the following coding sequences:
- a CDS encoding branched-chain amino acid ABC transporter permease, whose protein sequence is MRIPNLPESFTTKHAAKGWPLGLAGVALLIIGSFLSWSYDDQILGDLSLNLYPGGLQILAIIGAVLGLLLLLTAKGPLESRIGPWLDAALGLRALGLWMLIYMVLVLVAITTDSDGLINVNPGGWVSFVGALLLFLGARVVPLREHRDLAAARAPGWAEVLAIAVVMAGVLFGAAYALGREDAWSFVLFLVFAAGIIAMMVRTGILTWFGHVAQRQKKVLTLSAFLVAFLFPFTQNGSDANMSIATQVLVFAATAMGLNIVVGLAGLLDLGYIAFLGSGAYVAATMSQSAFATIGWKPPFLVVVLLGASVAAILGLIIGSPTLRVSGDYLAIVTLGFGEIFRFSMFNLDGNNGPNLTNGPNGVPGIPDLEIGSFNFGATHTIAGIDLGRFSNYYFLLLILIGGVILVFSRLNDSRIGRGWVAIREDEKAAEAMGVNVFGLKLLAFSVGAFLAGLAGTIKAHQDGAVSPDQYVFLESAFLLAAIVLGGMGTIAGVLLGATILKLLPEKLRFFSEYRLLLFGLLLVLMMRFRPEGLVASRRRQLEFHEEDEELAVAIEHELVEEAK, encoded by the coding sequence ATGAGAATTCCCAACCTGCCCGAGAGCTTCACGACCAAGCACGCCGCCAAGGGCTGGCCGCTCGGCCTGGCCGGGGTGGCGCTGCTGATCATCGGCTCCTTCCTGTCCTGGAGCTACGACGACCAGATCCTCGGCGACCTGTCGCTGAACCTGTACCCCGGCGGCCTGCAGATCCTGGCCATCATCGGTGCGGTCCTCGGCCTGTTGCTGCTGCTCACCGCCAAGGGACCGCTCGAGTCCCGGATCGGGCCCTGGCTCGACGCGGCGCTCGGACTGCGGGCCCTCGGTCTGTGGATGCTGATCTACATGGTGCTGGTACTCGTTGCCATCACCACCGATTCCGACGGCCTGATCAACGTCAACCCGGGTGGCTGGGTGTCCTTCGTGGGCGCGCTGCTGCTGTTCCTGGGGGCGCGAGTCGTTCCGTTGCGCGAGCACCGTGACCTGGCCGCGGCGCGGGCGCCGGGCTGGGCCGAGGTACTCGCGATCGCCGTCGTGATGGCGGGTGTCCTGTTCGGCGCGGCCTACGCGCTGGGCCGCGAGGACGCCTGGTCGTTCGTGCTGTTCCTGGTCTTCGCCGCCGGCATCATCGCGATGATGGTGCGGACCGGCATCCTGACCTGGTTCGGTCACGTCGCCCAGCGGCAGAAGAAGGTCCTCACGCTGTCGGCGTTCCTGGTCGCGTTCCTGTTCCCGTTCACACAGAACGGGTCGGACGCGAACATGTCGATCGCCACCCAGGTCCTGGTCTTCGCCGCGACGGCGATGGGCCTGAACATCGTGGTCGGCCTGGCCGGCCTGCTCGACCTCGGGTACATCGCGTTCCTCGGCTCCGGCGCCTACGTCGCGGCCACGATGTCGCAGTCGGCGTTCGCCACCATCGGCTGGAAGCCGCCGTTCCTGGTGGTCGTCCTGCTCGGTGCGAGCGTCGCGGCGATCCTGGGCCTGATCATCGGTTCGCCGACGCTGCGGGTCTCCGGTGACTACCTGGCGATCGTGACGCTGGGCTTCGGTGAGATCTTCCGGTTCTCGATGTTCAACCTGGACGGCAACAACGGCCCGAACCTGACCAACGGCCCGAACGGTGTCCCCGGCATCCCGGACCTGGAGATCGGCAGCTTCAACTTCGGTGCCACGCACACCATCGCCGGGATCGATCTGGGCAGGTTCTCGAACTACTACTTCCTGCTGCTGATCCTGATCGGCGGTGTCATCCTGGTCTTCTCCCGGCTGAACGACAGCCGGATCGGCCGCGGCTGGGTCGCCATCCGCGAGGACGAGAAGGCCGCCGAGGCGATGGGTGTCAACGTCTTCGGCCTGAAGCTGCTGGCGTTCTCCGTCGGCGCTTTCCTGGCCGGCCTGGCCGGCACCATCAAGGCGCACCAGGACGGTGCGGTCAGCCCGGACCAGTACGTCTTCCTCGAGTCGGCGTTCCTGCTCGCGGCGATCGTGCTGGGCGGTATGGGTACCATCGCCGGTGTGTTGCTAGGAGCAACGATTCTGAAGCTGCTGCCGGAGAAGCTGCGGTTCTTCTCGGAGTACCGGCTGCTGTTGTTCGGTCTGCTGCTGGTGCTGATGATGCGGTTCCGTCCTGAGGGGCTGGTCGCCAGTAGACGGCGGCAGCTGGAGTTCCACGAAGAGGACGAGGAACTCGCGGTGGCGATCGAGCACGAACTGGTCGAGGAGGCGAAATGA
- a CDS encoding ABC transporter ATP-binding protein, whose amino-acid sequence MTVTEEVSSAVPASPQVILEASGVTMRFGGLLAVNDVNLTVREGEIVGLIGPNGAGKTTFFNCLTGLYKPTGGQVRFAGKPLQPKPTAVVKAGMARTFQNIRLFANMTALENVMVGRYCRTSAGALTAVLRGPKFRREERATRARAQELLDFVGLGKSAEHLARNMPYGDQRRLEIARALATDPKLILLDEPTAGMNPQETRQASDLIFKIRDSGLSVVVIEHDMRFIFNLCDRVLCLVRGEALVEGTPGEVQSDPRVIEAYIGTGEDDDEDEVDTTAAHVQDSTVADEEGKA is encoded by the coding sequence ATGACCGTCACGGAGGAAGTGAGCAGCGCCGTACCCGCCAGTCCGCAGGTAATCCTGGAGGCCTCCGGGGTGACCATGCGGTTCGGCGGTCTGCTGGCGGTCAACGACGTCAACCTGACCGTCCGCGAGGGCGAGATCGTCGGTCTGATCGGCCCGAACGGGGCCGGCAAGACGACCTTCTTCAACTGCCTGACCGGTCTGTACAAGCCGACCGGCGGCCAGGTCCGGTTCGCGGGTAAGCCGTTGCAGCCCAAGCCGACGGCGGTCGTCAAGGCCGGGATGGCCCGGACGTTCCAGAACATCCGGCTGTTCGCGAACATGACCGCGCTGGAGAACGTGATGGTCGGGCGCTACTGCCGGACCAGCGCGGGCGCGCTCACCGCGGTCCTGCGCGGGCCGAAGTTCCGGCGCGAGGAGCGGGCCACCCGGGCCCGCGCGCAGGAGCTGCTCGACTTCGTCGGGCTCGGCAAGTCGGCCGAGCACCTGGCCCGCAACATGCCGTACGGCGACCAGCGGCGGCTCGAGATCGCCCGCGCGCTGGCCACCGACCCGAAGCTCATCCTGCTGGACGAGCCGACGGCCGGTATGAACCCGCAGGAGACCCGGCAGGCCAGTGACCTGATCTTCAAGATCCGGGACTCGGGCCTGTCCGTCGTGGTGATCGAGCACGACATGCGCTTCATCTTCAACCTGTGCGACCGGGTGCTGTGTCTGGTCCGCGGCGAGGCGCTGGTCGAGGGCACCCCGGGTGAGGTCCAGTCCGACCCGCGGGTGATCGAGGCGTACATCGGCACCGGCGAGGACGACGACGAGGACGAGGTGGACACCACCGCGGCCCACGTCCAGGACAGCACTGTGGCCGACGAGGAGGGCAAAGCATGA
- a CDS encoding hotdog fold thioesterase → MSDEKTGIDLPGMSTEGTLLDLMGIVITEAAPERVVATMPVKGNVQPYGLLHGGASCVLAESLGSIGSALHAATYGKVAVGVDINATHHRAVREGVVTGVATPIYLGRTTTSYEVVITDERDKRVCTARITCQLIQAPPGA, encoded by the coding sequence ATGAGTGATGAGAAGACGGGCATTGACCTGCCGGGGATGTCCACCGAAGGAACGCTGCTCGACCTGATGGGCATCGTCATCACCGAGGCTGCACCCGAGCGGGTGGTCGCGACGATGCCGGTCAAGGGCAACGTCCAGCCGTACGGACTGCTGCACGGCGGCGCGTCCTGCGTGCTGGCCGAGAGCCTGGGGTCGATCGGCTCCGCGCTGCACGCCGCGACGTACGGCAAGGTCGCTGTCGGTGTCGACATCAACGCGACCCATCACCGGGCGGTCCGCGAAGGCGTCGTCACGGGCGTGGCCACGCCGATCTATCTGGGCCGTACCACTACGTCGTACGAGGTCGTCATCACCGACGAGCGGGACAAGCGGGTCTGCACCGCGCGGATCACGTGCCAGCTGATTCAGGCGCCGCCGGGAGCCTGA
- a CDS encoding ABC transporter ATP-binding protein, translating to MVATLSADVSVDKAPVRRIAGLFRPYLASISVLLLVSVVQGVAGVTSPFMVREIVDKALPQRSASLVSLYAGGMVAASVLTAVLGVASTRLSNVIGQGVIHDLRTSVYDHLQRMSLGFFTRTRAGEVQSRLANDIGGVDNVVTNTASSVVQNGMAALTVAIAALVMNWRLAAICLVVVPVFLVFSFRLGRQRRMIARGRQRQLAGITALVEESLSVAGVLLAKTLGRQRALSDRFADESRALTKTELEAAMSGQWVISSRRASLTMIPALVYLVAGLTLAHGAAVFSIGTVVAFTSMLNRLVAPATALQGIGTTASTSMALFGRIFEVLDLPIDIQEKPNARALPRPRGEVRVSEASFRYAEDAAWTLSDIDFVVAPGTTTALVGETGSGKTTLAYLIARLYDPGRGQVTIDGVDLRDLKLSSISDAVGLVSQETYLFHESVRENLRFAAPGATDADVVAAARAARIHDLIIGLPDGYDTVVGARGYRFSGGERQRLAIARMLLRNPPILILDEATSALDNETERAVQAAIDELARNRTTIAIAHRLSTVRDAEQILVLDHGRIVERGTHQELLARSGRYAQLHGTLS from the coding sequence ATGGTCGCCACCCTGAGCGCGGACGTCAGCGTCGACAAGGCCCCGGTCCGCCGCATCGCGGGTCTGTTCCGGCCCTACCTGGCCTCGATCTCCGTTCTCCTGCTCGTCTCGGTCGTCCAGGGAGTGGCGGGAGTGACCTCGCCGTTCATGGTCCGCGAGATCGTCGACAAGGCCCTCCCGCAGCGCAGCGCTTCCCTGGTCTCGTTGTACGCCGGAGGCATGGTCGCAGCCTCGGTCCTGACCGCCGTCCTCGGGGTGGCGTCGACCCGGCTGTCGAACGTGATCGGCCAGGGCGTGATCCACGATCTGCGGACCAGCGTGTACGACCACCTGCAACGGATGTCGCTCGGCTTCTTCACCCGGACCCGGGCCGGCGAGGTGCAGTCCCGGCTCGCCAACGACATCGGCGGCGTCGACAACGTGGTGACGAACACGGCCAGCTCGGTCGTCCAGAACGGGATGGCCGCGCTCACCGTCGCGATCGCCGCGTTGGTGATGAACTGGCGCCTGGCTGCTATATGCCTGGTCGTAGTACCGGTGTTCCTGGTGTTCTCGTTCCGGCTCGGACGGCAGCGGCGCATGATCGCTCGAGGCCGGCAGCGGCAGCTTGCCGGAATCACGGCTCTGGTCGAGGAGTCGCTGTCGGTGGCCGGGGTCTTGCTCGCGAAGACGCTGGGTCGCCAGCGGGCGCTGTCCGACCGGTTCGCGGACGAGTCGCGGGCGCTGACCAAGACGGAGCTGGAAGCGGCGATGAGTGGGCAGTGGGTGATCTCGAGCCGCCGGGCCAGCCTGACGATGATTCCCGCACTCGTCTACCTGGTCGCCGGACTCACCTTGGCGCACGGCGCAGCGGTCTTCTCGATCGGTACGGTGGTCGCCTTCACCTCGATGCTCAATCGGCTGGTCGCGCCGGCCACGGCCTTGCAGGGCATCGGCACCACCGCGTCCACCTCGATGGCGCTGTTCGGCCGGATCTTCGAGGTGCTCGACCTGCCGATCGACATTCAGGAGAAGCCGAATGCCCGCGCGCTACCCCGGCCGCGGGGCGAAGTACGGGTCTCCGAGGCATCGTTCCGGTACGCCGAAGACGCGGCCTGGACGTTGTCCGACATCGACTTCGTCGTCGCGCCGGGCACGACGACCGCGCTGGTCGGCGAGACCGGCTCGGGCAAGACCACGCTCGCGTATCTGATCGCCCGGCTCTACGATCCCGGGCGCGGACAGGTGACGATCGACGGGGTCGACCTGCGGGACCTGAAGCTGTCGTCGATCTCCGACGCGGTCGGGCTGGTCTCGCAGGAGACCTATCTGTTCCACGAGTCGGTCCGTGAGAACCTCCGGTTCGCCGCGCCCGGCGCAACTGACGCCGACGTTGTCGCAGCCGCCCGGGCCGCCCGTATCCATGACCTGATCATCGGGCTGCCCGACGGCTACGACACCGTCGTCGGCGCTCGTGGCTACCGGTTCTCGGGTGGTGAGCGGCAGCGCCTGGCGATCGCGCGGATGCTGCTGCGCAACCCGCCGATCCTGATCCTGGACGAGGCCACCAGCGCGCTCGACAACGAGACCGAGCGGGCGGTCCAGGCGGCGATCGACGAACTGGCACGGAACCGGACCACGATCGCGATCGCCCACCGGTTGTCCACGGTTCGCGACGCCGAGCAGATCCTCGTCCTGGACCACGGCCGGATCGTCGAGCGCGGGACCCATCAAGAGTTGCTGGCTCGCTCAGGCCGGTATGCCCAGCTGCACGGCACCCTCAGCTGA
- a CDS encoding GNAT family N-acetyltransferase yields the protein MAPAIEVRDARPDDAGALVTLWSEMALGAGHQARLLAAPSVESAQASVAKHADDPSGRLVVGEIDGELGGMAYLRQTPISPLHDEVTVTVEYLHVSDHARRHGLGKALIAEAAAWAEHENCPHLAVVAPPVAREANRFLARLGLGQAGVLRFASTHTVRRRLAAEHAPNLLALLSSRRSVMARRAQLARSPLAEDHGDEQYDEFRLPAAPESAGT from the coding sequence GTGGCACCAGCCATCGAGGTGCGCGACGCCCGTCCGGACGACGCCGGTGCTCTGGTGACACTGTGGAGCGAGATGGCGCTCGGAGCCGGACACCAGGCCCGCTTGCTGGCCGCGCCGTCCGTGGAGTCCGCGCAGGCCTCCGTGGCCAAGCACGCGGACGACCCGTCGGGCCGGCTGGTGGTCGGTGAGATCGACGGCGAGCTCGGCGGGATGGCGTACCTGCGTCAGACACCGATCAGCCCGCTGCACGACGAGGTCACCGTGACGGTGGAGTACTTACACGTCAGCGATCATGCCCGCCGGCACGGCCTGGGCAAGGCGCTGATCGCCGAGGCGGCCGCGTGGGCCGAGCACGAGAACTGCCCGCATCTGGCTGTCGTCGCTCCGCCGGTCGCGCGCGAGGCGAACAGGTTCCTGGCCCGGTTGGGGCTGGGGCAGGCCGGCGTACTGCGGTTCGCGAGCACGCATACCGTGCGGCGCCGCCTCGCGGCCGAGCATGCGCCCAACCTGCTGGCCCTGTTGTCGTCGCGGCGTTCCGTGATGGCCCGCCGTGCGCAACTCGCCCGCTCACCGCTGGCCGAGGACCACGGCGACGAACAGTACGACGAGTTCAGGCTCCCGGCGGCGCCTGAATCAGCTGGCACGTGA
- a CDS encoding ABC transporter ATP-binding protein, whose product MTAMLEVKDLEVSYGKIVAVKGISFSVEQGQVVSLIGTNGAGKTTTLRTISGLLRPSGGEITFMGQRIDKVPAHDIVTMGLAHSPEGRRIFPRLSVEENLLLGAFARNDHGAIRKDLDAAYELFPILGERRKQPAGTFSGGEQQMLAMGRAMMSKPKLLMLDEPSMGLSPIMMKRIMSTVTELQKQGTTILLVEQNAQAALKRADFGYVLEVGQIVLSGSGRELLVNDDVRKAYLGED is encoded by the coding sequence ATGACCGCGATGCTCGAGGTCAAGGACCTGGAAGTCTCCTACGGCAAGATCGTCGCCGTGAAGGGGATCAGCTTCTCGGTCGAGCAGGGCCAGGTCGTCTCGCTGATCGGCACCAACGGCGCCGGCAAGACGACGACGCTGCGGACCATCTCCGGCCTGCTGAGGCCCAGTGGTGGCGAGATCACCTTCATGGGTCAGCGGATCGACAAGGTGCCGGCCCACGACATCGTCACGATGGGGCTGGCGCACTCACCCGAGGGCCGGCGGATCTTCCCCCGGCTGTCGGTGGAGGAGAACCTGCTGCTCGGCGCGTTCGCGCGCAACGACCACGGCGCGATCCGCAAGGACCTGGACGCGGCGTACGAGCTGTTCCCGATCCTGGGGGAGCGGCGCAAGCAGCCGGCCGGTACGTTCTCGGGCGGTGAGCAGCAGATGCTCGCGATGGGCCGCGCGATGATGAGCAAGCCCAAGCTGCTGATGCTGGACGAGCCGTCGATGGGGCTGTCGCCGATCATGATGAAGCGGATCATGTCGACGGTCACCGAGCTGCAGAAGCAGGGCACCACGATCCTGCTGGTCGAGCAGAACGCCCAGGCGGCGCTCAAGCGGGCCGACTTCGGCTACGTGCTCGAGGTCGGCCAGATTGTACTGTCCGGCTCGGGCCGCGAGCTGCTCGTCAACGACGACGTGCGCAAGGCGTACCTCGGCGAGGACTAG
- a CDS encoding NUDIX hydrolase yields MTTPKFILALREKIGHDLLWLTGITGVVLDDAEHILLVRRADTGRWSLPAGILEPGEQPAPALLREIQEETAVEAEIIRLVSIDTLPPGAYPNGDQIQFLDLCFSCRPLRGEARVNDDESLEVTWFALDDLPPLQDRELTYIANARTSDPLPRYTGRPA; encoded by the coding sequence ATGACGACCCCGAAGTTCATCCTCGCCCTGCGCGAGAAGATCGGTCACGATCTCCTCTGGCTGACCGGGATCACCGGCGTCGTCCTGGACGACGCCGAGCACATCCTGCTGGTACGCCGGGCCGACACCGGCCGCTGGTCGCTCCCCGCCGGAATCCTCGAGCCCGGCGAGCAGCCGGCGCCCGCGTTGCTGCGCGAGATCCAGGAAGAGACGGCCGTCGAGGCCGAGATCATCCGCCTGGTCAGCATCGACACCCTGCCACCGGGCGCCTACCCGAACGGCGACCAGATCCAGTTCCTCGACCTCTGCTTCAGCTGCCGCCCCCTCCGAGGCGAGGCGCGCGTCAACGACGACGAGTCGTTAGAGGTCACGTGGTTCGCGCTCGACGATCTGCCGCCTCTGCAGGACCGCGAGCTGACCTACATCGCCAACGCCCGCACCTCAGACCCACTCCCCCGCTACACCGGCCGGCCCGCCTAG
- the polA gene encoding DNA polymerase I produces MTKDPGTAVDGSTARPRILLLDGHSLAYRAFYALPVENFSTTTGQHTNAVYGFTSMLINMLRDEQPTHICVAFDVSRKTFRAEQYTEYKAGRSKSPDEFKGQVSLVKEVLEALRIPTTEIDGWEADDIIATLATQADEQGFEVLISSGDRDSFQLINENVTVLYPKRGVSEIARMDPAAVEAKYGIPPRLYPDLAALVGEKSDNLPGVPGVGDKTAAKWLNQFGSLNDVIDRVNEIKGKAGESLREHLSDVIRNRQINELVRDLTLDVTVDDLVRHPWDRDKVHTLFDSLEFRVLRERLVAEHEEVEETIEEGFDLEGTQLKPGEVGAWIKEHVSTGARTGVAVQGSWGRGTGEITGLALATSTGAAAWFDPAVLTPDDDSAWQAWLADPKQPKALHDAKGPLLGFLERGWSLGGLTSDTQLSAYLVRPDQRSYDLADLTVRYLKRELRTEEAENGQLSFDDVEGGPAADATMLRARAIADLADTLDAELEKQAGTQLLADVELPLIDVIAAMERDGISVDRPYLEELEARFATGVREAATAAYEVIGKEINLGSPKQLQVVLFDELQMPKTKRTKTGYTTDADSLQSLFEKTEHPFLAYLLAHRDATRLRQTVEGLLKTISPTDARIHTTFNQTIAATGRLSSTDPNLQNIPIRTEEGRRIREAFVVGEGFEALMSADYSQIEMRIMAHVSEDQGLIDAFNSGMDFHSVTASRVFSVEPSAVTQEQRAKIKAMNYGLAYGLSAYGLSQQLKIGVDEAKGLMDEYFEGFGGVRDYLRSIVLEAGKSGYTETILGRRRYLPDLTSDNRQRREMAERMALNAPIQGSAADVIKMAMLKVDASLKSSGLKSRMLLQVHDELVFEIAPGERETLEELVRRDMGAAVEMAVPLDVSVGVGRTWHEAAH; encoded by the coding sequence ATGACCAAGGACCCGGGCACGGCGGTGGACGGCTCCACCGCGCGACCGCGGATCCTGCTGCTGGACGGGCACTCGCTCGCGTACCGGGCGTTCTACGCGCTGCCGGTGGAGAACTTCTCCACCACCACAGGTCAGCACACCAACGCGGTGTACGGGTTCACCTCGATGCTGATCAACATGCTGCGCGACGAGCAGCCGACGCACATCTGCGTCGCGTTCGACGTGTCCCGCAAGACCTTCCGGGCCGAGCAGTACACGGAGTACAAGGCCGGCCGGTCGAAGTCCCCGGACGAGTTCAAGGGGCAGGTCTCGCTGGTCAAGGAGGTGCTGGAGGCGCTCCGGATCCCGACCACCGAGATCGACGGCTGGGAGGCCGACGACATCATCGCCACGCTCGCGACGCAGGCCGACGAGCAGGGCTTCGAGGTGCTGATCAGCTCCGGCGACCGGGACTCGTTCCAGCTGATCAACGAGAACGTCACGGTGCTGTACCCGAAGCGCGGCGTCTCCGAGATCGCCCGGATGGACCCGGCCGCGGTCGAGGCGAAGTACGGGATCCCACCGCGGCTGTACCCGGACCTGGCCGCCCTGGTGGGGGAGAAGAGCGACAACCTGCCGGGCGTGCCCGGGGTCGGCGACAAGACCGCGGCGAAGTGGCTGAACCAGTTCGGCTCGCTGAACGACGTGATCGACCGGGTGAACGAGATCAAGGGCAAGGCCGGCGAGTCGCTGCGCGAGCACCTCTCCGACGTGATCCGGAACCGGCAGATCAACGAGCTGGTCCGCGACCTGACGCTGGACGTGACAGTCGACGATCTGGTCCGGCACCCATGGGACCGGGACAAGGTGCACACGCTGTTCGACAGCCTGGAGTTCCGGGTGCTGCGTGAGCGGCTGGTGGCCGAGCACGAAGAGGTCGAGGAGACGATCGAGGAGGGCTTCGACCTCGAGGGCACGCAGCTCAAGCCCGGTGAGGTCGGCGCCTGGATCAAGGAGCACGTCTCGACCGGCGCGCGGACGGGTGTCGCAGTACAGGGCAGTTGGGGACGCGGTACGGGCGAGATCACCGGCCTGGCGCTGGCGACGTCGACGGGTGCGGCGGCCTGGTTCGACCCGGCTGTGCTGACCCCGGACGACGACTCGGCCTGGCAGGCATGGCTGGCCGACCCGAAGCAGCCGAAGGCGTTGCACGACGCGAAGGGCCCGCTGCTCGGGTTCCTGGAGCGCGGCTGGTCGCTTGGCGGGCTCACGTCCGACACCCAGCTGAGCGCTTATCTGGTCCGGCCGGACCAACGGTCGTACGACCTGGCCGACCTGACTGTGCGCTACCTCAAGCGTGAGCTGCGCACCGAGGAGGCCGAGAACGGGCAGCTCAGTTTCGACGACGTCGAGGGCGGCCCGGCCGCCGACGCGACGATGCTGCGTGCCCGCGCGATCGCCGACCTGGCCGACACGCTCGACGCCGAGCTGGAGAAGCAGGCCGGTACGCAGCTGCTCGCCGATGTCGAGTTGCCGCTGATCGACGTGATCGCGGCGATGGAGCGGGACGGTATCTCGGTCGACCGGCCGTACCTGGAGGAGCTCGAGGCGCGGTTCGCCACGGGCGTGCGGGAGGCGGCGACCGCGGCGTACGAGGTGATCGGCAAGGAGATCAACCTCGGGTCGCCGAAGCAGCTGCAGGTGGTGCTGTTCGACGAGCTGCAGATGCCGAAGACCAAGCGGACCAAGACGGGGTACACGACCGACGCGGACTCGCTGCAGTCGCTGTTCGAGAAGACCGAGCACCCGTTCCTCGCGTACCTGCTGGCGCACCGGGACGCGACCCGGTTGCGGCAGACGGTCGAGGGGCTGCTGAAGACGATCAGCCCGACCGACGCGCGGATCCACACCACGTTCAACCAGACGATCGCGGCGACCGGGCGGCTCAGCTCGACCGACCCGAACCTGCAGAACATCCCGATCCGGACCGAGGAGGGTCGCCGGATCCGCGAGGCGTTCGTCGTCGGCGAGGGCTTCGAGGCCTTGATGTCGGCCGACTACAGCCAGATCGAGATGCGGATCATGGCGCACGTGTCGGAGGACCAGGGCCTGATCGACGCGTTCAACTCCGGGATGGACTTCCACTCGGTGACCGCGTCCCGGGTGTTCTCGGTCGAGCCGTCGGCGGTGACGCAGGAGCAGCGGGCCAAGATCAAGGCGATGAACTACGGCCTCGCGTACGGCCTGTCGGCGTACGGTTTGAGCCAGCAGCTGAAGATCGGCGTCGACGAGGCCAAGGGCCTGATGGACGAGTACTTCGAAGGCTTCGGCGGGGTCCGCGACTACCTGCGCAGCATCGTGCTCGAGGCCGGCAAGAGCGGCTACACCGAGACCATCCTCGGCCGCCGCCGCTACCTGCCCGACCTGACCAGCGACAACCGCCAACGCCGCGAGATGGCCGAGCGGATGGCCCTCAACGCCCCGATCCAGGGTTCGGCCGCCGACGTCATCAAAATGGCGATGCTCAAGGTAGACGCCTCCCTGAAGTCCTCCGGCCTGAAGTCCCGCATGCTCCTCCAGGTCCACGACGAACTGGTCTTCGAAATCGCCCCGGGCGAACGCGAAACCCTGGAGGAGCTGGTCCGCCGCGACATGGGCGCCGCCGTCGAGATGGCCGTCCCGCTGGATGTCTCGGTGGGTGTCGGCCGCACCTGGCACGAGGCGGCCCACTAG
- a CDS encoding MarR family winged helix-turn-helix transcriptional regulator, which translates to MRTNEEAARQILHGAALLATRARAERAGKITLSQTGVLRHLAHSGALTPGELAERLRTQPQSLSRAFAALEDQDWIRRRPDPADGRQSLLEITPAGTEVLAAEMRPRELWLAGALESLTEAERDFLVVAAGLLERLATEEY; encoded by the coding sequence GTGCGTACCAATGAAGAGGCCGCTCGACAGATCCTTCACGGCGCCGCATTGCTGGCGACCCGGGCCAGGGCCGAGCGCGCAGGCAAGATCACGCTCAGCCAGACTGGCGTGCTGCGCCACCTGGCGCACAGCGGAGCGCTGACTCCCGGCGAGCTGGCCGAGCGCCTCCGGACCCAGCCGCAGTCGCTGTCCCGGGCGTTCGCCGCGCTCGAGGACCAGGACTGGATCCGCCGCCGTCCCGACCCGGCCGACGGCCGTCAGTCGTTGCTGGAGATCACGCCGGCCGGCACCGAAGTACTGGCTGCGGAGATGCGGCCGCGGGAGCTCTGGCTGGCCGGTGCACTGGAGTCGTTGACCGAGGCGGAGCGGGACTTCCTCGTCGTGGCGGCCGGACTGCTGGAGCGGCTCGCGACGGAAGAGTACTGA
- a CDS encoding DUF554 domain-containing protein — translation MFIGIGTVVNVATVLIGSVLGVLIGHRLQHRTRDLVTDALGLVTLLIAISSALTVGDEALSKAVGDSAPVLIVLGAMLIGGITGSLLRIEQRLEGFGAWMQHRFSRGDSESTFVEGFVSASMVFCVGPLTFLGALSDGLGRGADQLYLKSVLDGFASIAFAASLGWGVAASAVVVLVIQGLMTAVGAVLGDVLPEAHVTALGATGGLLLVGVALRLLKIKQIAVADLLPALIVAPLLVQLLVVIRN, via the coding sequence TTGTTCATCGGAATCGGTACTGTCGTGAACGTCGCGACGGTGCTCATCGGCTCGGTCCTTGGCGTCCTGATCGGTCACCGGCTGCAGCACCGGACCCGCGATTTGGTCACCGACGCACTCGGCCTGGTCACGCTGCTGATCGCGATCAGCTCGGCACTCACAGTCGGCGATGAAGCCTTGAGCAAGGCCGTCGGGGACAGTGCGCCGGTACTGATCGTGCTCGGCGCGATGCTGATCGGCGGCATCACCGGGTCGCTGCTGCGGATCGAGCAGCGGCTCGAGGGGTTCGGCGCCTGGATGCAGCACCGGTTCAGCCGTGGTGACAGCGAAAGCACTTTCGTCGAGGGCTTCGTCTCGGCGTCGATGGTGTTCTGCGTCGGCCCGTTGACCTTCCTCGGCGCGCTGTCCGACGGGTTGGGGCGCGGCGCCGATCAGCTGTACCTCAAGTCGGTACTCGACGGCTTCGCCTCGATCGCGTTCGCCGCGTCGCTGGGTTGGGGCGTCGCGGCCTCCGCGGTCGTCGTACTGGTCATCCAGGGGCTGATGACGGCCGTAGGCGCAGTACTGGGCGACGTCCTTCCCGAGGCCCACGTGACCGCGCTGGGCGCCACTGGCGGGCTGCTGCTGGTCGGCGTGGCCCTGCGGCTGCTCAAGATCAAGCAGATCGCCGTCGCGGACCTGCTGCCGGCGCTGATCGTCGCGCCGCTGCTGGTCCAGCTGCTCGTTGTCATCCGCAACTGA